One genomic window of Bradyrhizobium sp. CCGE-LA001 includes the following:
- a CDS encoding lytic transglycosylase domain-containing protein, translating to MSLLLVFAASDRDALAESGSVLAQAVAPASNPFAVFVDEASKRFAIPVNWISSVINVESARDVHAKSPKGAMGLMQIMPATWAELRERYNLGNDPYDPRYNILAGTAYLRELLDRYGSPGVFAAYNAGPSRYEEHLAGGSLPEETRAYVAKLANLLGIELPPRWTSSGQSAAAATLFVTRSGLMKTRVRLPALMPSGGVTTAISAPDVSPMVPRPIGVFVPRSDAGVSQ from the coding sequence GTGTCGCTGCTGCTTGTTTTCGCTGCGTCGGACCGTGATGCTCTAGCCGAGAGTGGATCAGTGTTGGCTCAAGCGGTTGCTCCGGCAAGCAACCCGTTTGCAGTTTTCGTCGACGAAGCCTCGAAGCGTTTTGCAATTCCGGTGAACTGGATCAGTTCGGTCATTAACGTCGAAAGCGCTAGAGACGTGCACGCCAAGTCGCCCAAAGGCGCAATGGGCCTAATGCAGATCATGCCGGCGACTTGGGCGGAACTTCGCGAGCGCTACAATCTCGGGAACGACCCCTACGACCCGCGCTACAACATTCTGGCCGGCACGGCTTACTTACGCGAACTGCTCGACCGGTACGGCTCGCCTGGCGTGTTTGCCGCGTACAACGCGGGACCATCTCGCTATGAAGAGCATCTCGCGGGCGGCTCTCTGCCAGAGGAGACGCGAGCCTACGTCGCGAAGCTTGCAAATCTACTGGGCATCGAATTGCCGCCGAGATGGACGTCCAGCGGACAGTCAGCAGCAGCTGCAACGCTATTCGTTACGCGATCCGGTCTCATGAAAACACGCGTTCGGTTGCCGGCGCTCATGCCGTCGGGCGGCGTCACAACTGCAATCTCTGCGCCCGATGTTTCGCCCATGGTCCCCCGGCCTATTGGCGTGTTCGTCCCTCGATCGGATGCGGGAGTATCGCAATGA
- a CDS encoding DUF2840 domain-containing protein: protein MSDLTEVEVLWLEKRIENRVRFGRVVEERKIDRHRRVLSFAPGSIFAFVRWTSNDYGTVISRIDILRAVGPGQRCSTVPYVKPGGEILLRLSGWPKVERVLQMIDAVEALGIDPVDVAPDHWHHAHNRLSVNENPRQYTKARHQAWLHRQKVMR, encoded by the coding sequence ATGAGCGATCTCACGGAAGTGGAAGTGTTGTGGCTCGAGAAGCGGATTGAAAACCGCGTTCGGTTCGGTCGCGTTGTCGAGGAACGCAAGATCGATCGCCACCGGCGTGTCCTGTCATTTGCGCCCGGCAGCATCTTTGCCTTCGTACGTTGGACGTCCAACGACTATGGAACGGTCATTTCGCGGATCGACATACTGCGCGCCGTCGGGCCTGGACAGCGCTGCTCGACCGTGCCGTATGTGAAACCAGGCGGGGAGATTTTGCTGCGGCTGTCAGGTTGGCCGAAGGTCGAGCGCGTGCTGCAGATGATCGATGCCGTTGAGGCACTCGGTATCGATCCCGTCGACGTCGCGCCTGATCATTGGCATCACGCTCATAACCGCCTGTCCGTCAATGAAAACCCGCGCCAATATACGAAAGCGCGCCACCAGGCCTGGCTTCATCGCCAAAAGGTGATGCGATGA
- a CDS encoding conjugal transfer protein TraG — MSGTKILWGQVIVVGLIVLLAIWGATEWTAWRLAYQPELGQPWFELLGFKVYYPPVFFWWWFVYDAYASQIFVEGAFIAASGTFISIAVAIGMSVWRAREAKNVETYGSARWADAEEVRAAGLLGPDGVVLGKLDHDYLRHDGPEHVLCFAPTRSGKGVGLVIPSLLAWPGSAIVHDIKGENWRLTAGFRSRHGRALLFDPTNPKSSAYNPLLEVRRGEWEVRDVQNVADVLVDPEGSLDKRNHWEKTSHSLLVGTILHVLYAEPDKTLAGVAAFLSDPKRPIEATLKAMMTTAHLGENGSHPVVASTARELLNKSENERSGVLSTAMSFLGLYRDPVVAQVTCRCDWRIADLIAECRPATLYLVVPPSDISRTKPLIRLVLNQIGRRLTEDLHARDRRHRVLMMLDEFPALGRLDFFESALAFMAGYGIKSFLIAQSLNQIEKAYGPNNAILDNCHVRVSFATNDERTAKRVSDALGTATEMRAMKNYAGHRLNPWLGHLMVSRQETARPLLTPGEVMQLPPMDEIVMVAGAAPIRAKKVRYYEDRRFTERVLPPPDPPSAGRSSRTDGWSALGPLKPAGPPTDKEQGEKDTANSGLRREPELPDHVAIVKETTTEPTPAEEFAAVLDDDEDAVRQSRLIRQQMRGVARQVAMDPKDGMEL; from the coding sequence ATGTCTGGAACCAAGATCCTCTGGGGACAGGTGATCGTCGTCGGTCTGATCGTTTTGCTCGCCATTTGGGGAGCAACCGAGTGGACCGCCTGGCGGCTTGCCTACCAGCCGGAGCTTGGGCAACCCTGGTTCGAACTGTTGGGCTTTAAGGTCTACTACCCACCAGTTTTCTTCTGGTGGTGGTTCGTCTACGACGCCTATGCGTCTCAGATCTTTGTCGAGGGGGCCTTCATCGCCGCGTCGGGGACGTTCATTTCGATCGCGGTGGCGATCGGCATGTCGGTCTGGCGGGCGCGCGAGGCCAAGAATGTCGAGACCTATGGTTCGGCGCGCTGGGCCGATGCGGAAGAGGTTCGAGCGGCCGGACTTCTCGGCCCGGATGGGGTGGTGCTCGGCAAGCTCGACCATGACTACCTTCGCCATGACGGACCGGAGCACGTCTTGTGTTTTGCACCCACACGGTCCGGTAAGGGTGTTGGGCTCGTCATTCCTTCGTTGCTGGCTTGGCCCGGGTCAGCAATTGTCCACGACATCAAGGGTGAGAACTGGCGACTGACCGCCGGCTTCCGCTCGCGACATGGCCGCGCCCTGCTATTCGACCCGACCAACCCGAAATCATCCGCTTACAATCCGCTGCTCGAGGTCCGGCGTGGGGAATGGGAGGTTCGCGACGTTCAGAACGTCGCCGACGTCCTGGTTGACCCCGAAGGCTCCCTCGACAAGCGGAACCATTGGGAGAAGACCAGTCATTCGCTCCTGGTCGGCACCATACTCCACGTCCTTTATGCCGAGCCGGACAAGACCTTGGCCGGCGTGGCCGCCTTTCTGTCCGATCCGAAGCGGCCGATCGAGGCGACGCTGAAGGCGATGATGACCACAGCGCATCTTGGCGAGAATGGCTCTCATCCCGTTGTCGCCTCGACCGCGCGCGAGCTCCTCAACAAATCCGAGAATGAGCGGTCCGGCGTCCTCTCGACCGCGATGTCGTTCCTAGGCCTCTACCGCGATCCCGTCGTGGCCCAGGTGACCTGTCGATGCGACTGGCGGATTGCCGATCTGATTGCAGAATGCCGCCCCGCGACGCTTTACCTCGTGGTGCCACCATCGGATATTTCGCGGACCAAGCCCCTCATTCGTCTGGTGCTGAACCAGATCGGCCGGCGCTTGACTGAAGATCTGCACGCTCGCGATCGCCGGCATCGAGTCCTGATGATGCTTGACGAGTTCCCGGCTCTTGGGCGACTTGACTTTTTCGAGTCCGCGCTCGCCTTCATGGCGGGCTACGGCATCAAGAGCTTTTTGATCGCGCAGTCGCTCAACCAGATCGAGAAGGCCTACGGGCCCAACAATGCGATCCTCGACAACTGCCATGTCCGCGTCAGCTTCGCGACCAATGACGAGCGGACGGCCAAGCGGGTGTCGGACGCACTCGGTACGGCGACCGAGATGAGGGCCATGAAGAACTACGCCGGGCACAGGCTGAACCCCTGGTTGGGGCACCTGATGGTCTCGCGCCAGGAAACTGCAAGGCCGCTGCTGACCCCCGGAGAGGTCATGCAACTTCCTCCGATGGACGAGATCGTCATGGTGGCGGGTGCGGCGCCGATCCGGGCGAAGAAGGTCCGCTACTACGAGGATCGGCGGTTCACCGAGCGGGTTCTGCCGCCGCCCGATCCGCCGAGCGCCGGCCGATCATCGCGAACGGACGGGTGGTCAGCGCTCGGGCCTCTGAAGCCGGCTGGCCCGCCAACCGACAAGGAGCAAGGAGAGAAAGACACGGCGAACAGTGGCCTGCGCCGCGAGCCCGAACTCCCTGATCACGTCGCGATCGTCAAGGAGACGACGACCGAACCGACACCGGCAGAAGAATTCGCTGCCGTTCTAGATGATGACGAGGATGCGGTCCGTCAATCCCGGCTCATACGCCAACAGATGCGCGGTGTTGCCCGTCAAGTCGCCATGGATCCGAAGGACGGTATGGAGCTCTGA
- a CDS encoding VirB3 family type IV secretion system protein, whose amino-acid sequence MHEQVTGFVVPVHRALTEPILMGGAPRSVAIVNGTLAAALGLGLRLWIAGLVLWFIGHMAAVWAAKRDPAFVDVVRRHVRLPGHLNT is encoded by the coding sequence ATGCATGAGCAGGTCACAGGCTTTGTCGTCCCCGTTCATCGAGCGCTCACTGAGCCAATCCTGATGGGCGGTGCGCCGCGGTCAGTCGCGATCGTTAACGGCACGCTTGCAGCGGCCCTTGGACTTGGACTGCGGCTGTGGATCGCGGGTCTCGTGCTCTGGTTCATCGGTCACATGGCCGCCGTCTGGGCCGCCAAACGCGACCCTGCCTTCGTGGACGTGGTGCGCCGACACGTGCGCCTTCCCGGCCATCTCAACACCTGA
- a CDS encoding MFS transporter, producing MEVSIALRRIACVFLPFAFGYYLSYLFRTINALIAGHLSLDIGLGTADLGLLTSVYFLVFAAAQIPVGILLDRFGPRRVQSALLLIAAAGAGLFAASTSFLSLLIARAMIGLGVAAALTAGLKSIILWFPRERVALLNGYMIMLGSLGAVTATTPVEHLLTWTDWRQLFEMLAAATGATAILVYVVVPERGIVPSTAPATLSSVFDDQRFWRMAPLSATCVGSAWSLQGLWASPWLTDVEGFDRASLVKQLFTMSIVLSGGAWLFGTTVHYLKRREIGAETILSMIAVLFIAAELALILRAPLPSVLPWSVVAIVGTATVVSFAVIADYFPAELAGRANGALNVLHFGWAFLAQYATGLILEQWPTEDGHRSVVAYQVAFGLNVVIQVSALIWFALPWLKFSISRRRARAGSIPSIMPLSAFDAVEAGIFCEQSDDDAEW from the coding sequence ATGGAAGTCTCAATAGCATTGCGTCGAATCGCGTGCGTTTTTCTCCCTTTTGCTTTTGGATACTATCTTTCGTATCTATTTCGAACGATCAACGCTTTGATTGCCGGTCATCTCAGCTTAGACATCGGGCTTGGGACTGCCGACCTCGGGTTGCTTACGTCAGTTTATTTCCTGGTATTCGCAGCGGCTCAGATCCCCGTCGGCATCTTGCTGGACCGCTTTGGTCCCCGTCGCGTCCAGAGTGCACTGCTTTTGATCGCCGCTGCGGGCGCCGGCTTATTCGCAGCGTCGACCAGCTTCCTGTCACTCTTGATCGCGCGCGCAATGATCGGGCTCGGGGTGGCAGCGGCACTGACGGCAGGACTGAAGTCGATCATTCTTTGGTTTCCCAGGGAACGAGTTGCCTTGCTGAACGGCTACATGATCATGCTGGGGTCCCTAGGAGCGGTGACCGCCACCACTCCCGTCGAACACTTACTCACCTGGACGGACTGGCGGCAGCTCTTTGAGATGCTGGCGGCCGCTACGGGTGCCACGGCGATTCTTGTCTATGTCGTGGTTCCTGAGCGAGGCATTGTCCCATCAACAGCGCCGGCCACCCTTAGCTCCGTTTTCGATGATCAGCGCTTCTGGCGAATGGCCCCGTTGTCGGCGACTTGCGTTGGATCGGCTTGGTCCCTGCAGGGATTGTGGGCATCGCCGTGGTTGACCGATGTAGAGGGGTTTGATCGCGCAAGTCTGGTCAAACAGCTGTTCACAATGTCGATCGTACTTAGCGGCGGTGCCTGGTTGTTCGGTACGACAGTCCATTACCTCAAACGAAGAGAAATCGGGGCTGAGACGATTTTATCGATGATTGCAGTGCTGTTTATCGCAGCTGAGCTAGCATTGATACTACGAGCGCCTTTGCCGTCCGTCTTGCCATGGTCCGTTGTCGCAATTGTCGGAACTGCAACCGTGGTCAGCTTCGCGGTGATAGCGGATTACTTTCCGGCGGAACTTGCCGGTCGGGCCAACGGCGCCTTGAACGTTCTACACTTTGGTTGGGCATTTCTGGCCCAATACGCGACGGGTCTGATCCTGGAGCAGTGGCCCACGGAGGATGGTCATAGATCCGTTGTGGCCTATCAGGTCGCGTTCGGTCTCAATGTCGTAATCCAGGTCTCGGCGTTGATCTGGTTCGCGCTACCTTGGCTCAAGTTCTCAATATCACGGAGGCGCGCGCGCGCAGGGTCAATTCCTTCCATCATGCCGCTCAGTGCTTTCGACGCGGTCGAAGCAGGCATTTTCTGTGAGCAAAGCGATGACGATGCAGAGTGGTGA
- a CDS encoding S26 family signal peptidase, whose amino-acid sequence MTGRLVVLAAAFGVAAALVATIVLEPLPLYIWNASASVPIGLYSLRPADHFQVTELVAVQPPEPLATFLDLNGYLPIGVPMLKRVLALPGQTVCRSGLAISVDEVAVGEAQDRDRRGRPLPKWQGCRVVGDDELFLMNWQSHDSLDGRYFGFLPASSVIGRALPVWTLEE is encoded by the coding sequence ATGACGGGCCGCCTAGTGGTGCTGGCCGCTGCGTTTGGGGTCGCTGCCGCGCTCGTCGCGACGATCGTTCTGGAGCCGCTTCCGCTTTACATCTGGAACGCATCTGCGAGCGTGCCGATCGGTCTCTACAGCCTCCGACCGGCGGACCACTTCCAAGTCACTGAATTGGTCGCCGTGCAGCCGCCGGAGCCGCTCGCGACCTTCCTCGACCTTAACGGCTATTTGCCCATTGGCGTCCCCATGCTCAAACGAGTTCTGGCTCTGCCCGGGCAGACGGTTTGCAGAAGCGGGCTCGCGATCTCGGTCGACGAAGTGGCGGTGGGCGAGGCGCAGGATCGCGACAGACGCGGCCGGCCGCTGCCGAAGTGGCAGGGCTGCCGCGTCGTCGGTGACGACGAGCTCTTTCTGATGAACTGGCAGTCTCACGACTCTCTGGATGGCCGATATTTTGGATTCTTACCGGCATCTAGCGTGATCGGCCGTGCGCTGCCGGTGTGGACGTTGGAGGAGTGA
- the trbB gene encoding P-type conjugative transfer ATPase TrbB, producing the protein MLRSALGVAIAGYLEDEAIIEVMLNPDGRLWIDRLSNGLIDTGETLSAADGERIVRLVAHHVGAEVHAGAPRVSAELPGTGERFEGLLPPVVAAPAFAIRKPAVAVFTLDDYVGRRIMTSEQARTLKSAVAARKNILVAGGTSTGKTTLTNALLAEVAKTSDRVVLIEDTRELQCKAPNLVALRAKDGVATLSDLVRSSLRLRPDRIPVGEVRGAEALDLLKAWGTGHPGGIGTIHAGTALGALRRLEQLIQEAVVTVPRALIAETINLVAVLVGRGVDRRLAELALVSGLGPSGDYSLSSAGD; encoded by the coding sequence ATGCTGCGTAGCGCGCTTGGCGTTGCGATTGCCGGTTACCTCGAAGACGAAGCGATCATCGAGGTGATGCTCAACCCGGATGGGCGGCTCTGGATTGATCGGCTGTCGAATGGCCTGATCGATACAGGCGAGACTCTGTCCGCAGCCGACGGCGAGCGCATCGTTCGCCTTGTAGCGCATCACGTTGGCGCCGAGGTGCATGCCGGCGCGCCCCGGGTTTCGGCCGAACTGCCCGGGACCGGCGAGCGTTTCGAAGGTCTGTTGCCTCCGGTCGTTGCGGCACCGGCTTTTGCCATCCGCAAGCCCGCAGTAGCCGTGTTTACGCTCGACGACTACGTCGGCAGGAGGATTATGACCTCGGAGCAAGCCAGGACTCTGAAGAGCGCGGTCGCTGCTCGTAAGAACATCCTCGTCGCCGGTGGGACATCGACCGGCAAGACGACGTTGACGAATGCGCTCTTAGCTGAAGTGGCAAAGACCTCCGATCGAGTCGTGCTGATCGAAGATACGCGCGAACTTCAGTGCAAGGCGCCCAATCTTGTCGCGCTACGGGCGAAGGATGGCGTTGCCACGCTGTCGGACCTTGTCCGCTCCTCGCTCCGACTACGCCCTGATCGCATCCCCGTTGGGGAAGTCCGCGGTGCCGAAGCGCTCGACTTGCTCAAGGCTTGGGGCACCGGCCATCCCGGTGGCATCGGCACTATTCATGCGGGCACCGCGCTCGGCGCGCTGCGACGGCTCGAGCAACTTATCCAGGAAGCCGTTGTCACGGTTCCGCGCGCCCTGATCGCCGAAACCATCAACCTAGTCGCCGTGCTTGTCGGCCGCGGCGTCGATCGTCGTCTCGCGGAGCTCGCCCTCGTCTCAGGGCTCGGGCCCTCTGGCGACTACAGCCTTTCATCAGCAGGAGACTGA
- a CDS encoding TrbC/VirB2 family protein: protein MRQQICLLRNAASLTAFGTLVLATAPAWAAGSNMPWEQPLNQILQSVEGPVAKIIAVIIIVVTGLTLAFGDSSGGFRRLIQIVFGLSIAFAASSFFLSFFSFGGGVVI from the coding sequence ATGCGTCAGCAAATATGCCTTCTTCGAAATGCGGCTTCACTGACCGCCTTCGGTACCCTTGTTTTGGCGACAGCCCCTGCATGGGCGGCTGGGTCGAACATGCCGTGGGAGCAGCCGCTCAATCAGATCCTGCAGTCGGTCGAAGGCCCCGTCGCCAAGATCATCGCCGTCATCATCATCGTCGTGACCGGGCTGACGCTCGCGTTCGGCGATTCGTCCGGTGGGTTCCGCAGGCTGATCCAGATCGTGTTCGGTCTGTCGATCGCGTTTGCGGCGTCGAGCTTCTTTCTGTCGTTCTTTTCGTTCGGCGGCGGCGTGGTGATCTGA
- a CDS encoding CopG family transcriptional regulator, giving the protein MRDRMNVYFPPELLKQISELADRKKLSRSAIVEAAVASFLSPDGADRQEAAFTRRLDRLSRQMQRLERDVGLTAETLALFIRFWLTITPPLPNDAQAAAQAKGRERFDGFVQALGRRLQKGQSFLREIPEEVVRQEPVGES; this is encoded by the coding sequence ATGCGCGACCGGATGAATGTCTACTTCCCACCTGAGCTTTTGAAACAGATCTCGGAGCTTGCCGATCGCAAGAAGCTTTCCCGGTCTGCGATCGTGGAAGCGGCAGTCGCGTCATTTCTGTCGCCGGACGGAGCGGACAGGCAGGAAGCAGCATTCACCCGTCGGCTGGACCGGCTGTCGCGTCAGATGCAGAGGCTGGAGCGTGACGTCGGCTTGACGGCAGAGACCTTGGCCCTCTTCATCCGCTTCTGGCTGACGATTACGCCGCCGCTGCCGAACGATGCGCAGGCGGCTGCGCAGGCAAAGGGCAGGGAGCGCTTTGATGGATTTGTCCAGGCGCTCGGGCGCCGTTTGCAAAAGGGGCAGAGCTTTCTGCGCGAGATTCCAGAAGAGGTCGTCCGTCAGGAGCCAGTCGGAGAATCCTGA
- a CDS encoding relaxase/mobilization nuclease domain-containing protein, producing MTAGDSDLRVRPGRIRSTRAPKQKTFFNQVLRAAKKAGHTSGQAAAGRSSAAYGRSTFGRGRLAFSRSRMFSPTRRVVVKARVVRHKGRAFRSAPLTAHLSYLKRDGVTQSGERAEMFDAGGDRADGAAFAERCKDDRHHFRFIVSPEEAGEMTDLKAFTRDLARQMAVDFGTRLDWVAVDHWNTDNPHVHLLVRGVDEEGADLVISRDYISRGLRSRAEELVAIELGPKPEHEIRNSLEREVAAERWTRLDREIRLAADETGYIDLRPDNPGNSEPEIRRLMVGRLQHLEKLGLAASAAPGEWMVGLEAERNLRELGMRGDIIKTMHRVFTQRGEARGVADYVIEGGQPAAQIIGRLVDRGLHDELTGEAYALIDGTDGRAHHVRFPGVEVFEQAPPVGGIVEVRRFGHAGDPRPTLLLTTRSDLDLGAQVTARGATWLDHRLVEREPMPLAMGGFGRETRDAMEARTAHLIQEGLARRQGQRIILQRDLLNTLRRRELDKVTAKVSADTGLPHVKSTSGEHVAGTYRHRLTLASGRFAMIDSGLGFQLVPWSRELEKRSGQHVTGVVKDGGGIEWGFGRKRDLGL from the coding sequence ATGACCGCAGGCGACAGCGATCTGCGTGTTCGGCCCGGACGCATCCGCAGTACCCGCGCGCCGAAGCAAAAGACCTTCTTCAACCAGGTGCTACGTGCTGCGAAGAAAGCCGGACACACCTCGGGGCAGGCCGCGGCTGGCAGAAGTTCTGCTGCTTATGGGCGCTCGACGTTTGGCCGCGGCCGGCTCGCCTTCAGTCGCAGCCGGATGTTCAGCCCGACACGCCGCGTCGTTGTGAAGGCCCGTGTTGTCCGACACAAAGGAAGAGCGTTCCGCTCGGCACCACTCACTGCCCACCTCTCATATCTGAAGCGCGACGGGGTGACGCAAAGCGGCGAGCGCGCCGAGATGTTCGATGCCGGCGGCGACCGTGCCGACGGCGCTGCCTTCGCAGAGCGCTGTAAGGACGACCGCCACCATTTCCGGTTCATCGTCTCGCCTGAGGAAGCTGGCGAGATGACCGACCTCAAAGCCTTCACGCGCGATCTCGCCCGACAGATGGCGGTCGACTTCGGCACGCGGCTCGATTGGGTGGCCGTCGATCACTGGAATACGGACAATCCTCACGTCCATCTTCTCGTTAGGGGAGTCGATGAGGAAGGGGCGGATCTCGTGATCTCCCGCGACTACATCAGCCGCGGCCTGCGTTCACGCGCCGAGGAACTGGTCGCCATCGAACTTGGGCCAAAGCCGGAGCATGAAATCCGCAATTCGCTGGAGAGGGAAGTCGCGGCGGAACGATGGACGCGGCTCGATCGGGAGATCCGGCTGGCGGCAGATGAGACCGGCTATATCGATCTTCGCCCAGACAATCCCGGCAACTCCGAACCTGAAATCCGGCGACTGATGGTTGGCCGCCTTCAGCACCTGGAGAAGCTGGGCCTTGCTGCATCCGCCGCACCAGGGGAATGGATGGTCGGGCTCGAGGCCGAGCGTAACTTGCGCGAGCTCGGCATGCGCGGCGACATCATCAAGACCATGCATCGCGTCTTTACTCAGCGTGGGGAAGCGCGCGGCGTTGCCGACTATGTCATCGAAGGTGGGCAACCGGCGGCCCAGATCATCGGACGACTGGTCGATCGGGGATTGCATGACGAACTGACCGGAGAAGCTTACGCCCTCATTGACGGAACAGACGGGCGCGCTCACCACGTGCGCTTTCCAGGAGTTGAGGTTTTCGAACAGGCTCCACCAGTTGGTGGCATCGTCGAGGTTCGGCGCTTCGGTCATGCCGGGGACCCGCGCCCCACCTTGTTGCTCACGACCCGTTCCGATCTAGATCTTGGTGCGCAGGTCACCGCGAGAGGGGCGACCTGGCTCGACCACAGGCTTGTCGAACGTGAGCCTATGCCGCTCGCCATGGGCGGATTCGGCCGCGAGACCCGCGACGCCATGGAAGCCCGTACCGCGCATTTGATCCAGGAGGGGCTGGCGCGGCGGCAGGGCCAGCGCATCATCCTGCAGCGCGACCTCCTGAACACGTTGCGCCGACGCGAACTCGACAAGGTGACAGCAAAGGTCTCGGCCGACACCGGCCTGCCTCACGTGAAGTCCACCTCAGGGGAGCATGTAGCGGGCACGTATCGCCATCGGCTGACACTCGCCTCCGGACGCTTCGCCATGATCGACAGTGGGCTCGGCTTCCAGCTCGTGCCCTGGTCGCGTGAACTCGAAAAGAGATCCGGCCAACATGTCACCGGCGTCGTGAAGGACGGTGGCGGCATCGAATGGGGCTTTGGCCGCAAGCGCGACCTGGGCCTCTAG